In the Oncorhynchus keta strain PuntledgeMale-10-30-2019 chromosome 14, Oket_V2, whole genome shotgun sequence genome, one interval contains:
- the LOC118393200 gene encoding prolactin-releasing peptide receptor-like: MEGSGSGWAVDLASPGPCVTGMEGNTSSQVFEVALQNSSSSKRSPQFVGVELPQSFKLVIIPCYALVVLIGVFGNYLLLYVICRTRKMHNVTNFFIGNLAFSDMLMCATCVPFTLAYAFNPRGWVFGRFMCYLVYLIQPVTVYVSVFTLTAIGVDRYYATVHPLKKRISVLACTYLLSGIWLLSCGLVAPAVAHTYHVEFKNEGFIICEEFWMGKEKERLAYAYSTLFMTYVLPLSALCISYLCISVKLRNCVAPGHRTKSQAEAQRTRKRKTFRLVTLVVAAFGVCWMPISVFNVLRDIDIDLIDKRFFLLIQLLCHLCAMSSSCCNPFLYAWLHDRFRAELRKMFTCHRRIGIPANNCATNSVVL, from the exons ATGGAGGGCAGTGGCAGTGGGTGGGCTGTAGATCTGGCCTCTCCTGGGCCGTGTGTGACTGGCATGGAGGGGAACACCAGCAGTCAGGTTTTTGAGGTGGCGCTGCAGAACTCCTCCTCGTCCAAACGCAGCCCTCAGTTTGTGGGGGTGGAGCTGCCGCAGTCCTTCAAGCTGGTCATCATCCCCTGCTATGCCCTGGTGGTGCTGATCGGGGTATTCGGCAACTACCTGTTGCTCTACGTCATCTGCCGCACCCGCAAGATGCACAATGTCACCAACTTCTTCATAGGGAACCTGGCCTTCTCCGACATGCTGATGTGTGCCACATGTGTCCCCTTCACCTTGGCCTATGCCTTCAACCCCCGCGGCTGGGTGTTTGGGAGGTTCATGTGCTACCTGGTTTACCTCATCCAGCCAGTAACGGTCTATGTGTCTGTTTTTACTCTCACTGCTATTGGTGTTGACAG GTACTATGCCACAGTTCACCCTCTGAAGAAGCGGATCTCAGTGCTGGCGTGTACCTACCTCCTATCTGGGATCTGGCTGCTCTCCTGTGGGCTTGTGGCCCCGGCTGTAGCCCACACTTACCATGTGGAGTTCAAGAATGAGGGCTTCATCATCTGTGAGGAGTTCTGGAtgggcaaagagaaagagaggttggCCTACGCCTACAGCACACTCTTCATGACCTAcgtcctgcctctctctgccctctgcaTCTCTTACCTCTGTATCTCTGTCAAGCTGCGTAATTGTGTGGCGCCTGGCCACCGCACCAAGAGCCAGGCCGAGGCCCAGCGAACCCGCAAACGTAAGACCTTCCGTCTGGTCACCTTGGTGGTGGCGGCCTTCGGCGTGTGTTGGATGCCCATCAGTGTATTCAACGTGCTGCGGGACATTGACATTGACCTGATTGACAAGCGCTTCTTCCTGCTCATCCAACTGCTGTGCCACCTGTGTGCTATGAGCTCCTCCTGCTGTAACCCTTTCCTGTACGCCTGGCTACATGACCGCTTTCGCGCCGAACTGCGCAAGATGTTCACCTGCCACCGCCGCATCGGCATCCCTGCCAACAACTGTGCCACAAACAGCGTGGTGCTGTGA